The Flavobacteriales bacterium DNA segment TTAATAGAATATGCACTTGCTGGAACAACCTATTTTAGGATGAATAAAGCACGATTTGAAGTATTAAATAGTCAATTTGGTGTTTTTGTTGGTCAAAATGCAGGCGCATCAAATACTAGCTCCTATAATGTTGGGGTAGGCTATAATGCTTTGACTTCTAACACTGTAGGAAGTTTAAATACGGCTTGTGGTTATAATACTTTATCAGATGTTGTTTCAGGCTATCGAAACTCTGCTTTTGGAGCAGGGAGTTTAAGCAGTAATGCTAGCGGTGTTGATAATTCTGCCGTAGGTTATAATAGTTTGGGATTAGGTACTTTGGGCGGATCAAATTCTGCTTTTGGCTCATCTGCATTGCTTTTTAACAGGGGAAGTTATAATTCTGCTTTTGGTCGCTCATCTTCAATTGAGAATATGTTTGGAGATAATAATTGTTCTTTTGGCTATTTATCATTGAAAGAAAATATTTCAGGTGATCGTAATTGTGCTTTTGGTTCTTCTGCCCTTGTACAAACAAAGGGGAGTAACAATATTGGGATTGGTTACGATGCTCAAGTTGCAAATCCATTAGGAAGTAACCAAGTCAGAATGGGTAATTCCGCTATAGTGAGTGCTGCTATTCAAGTGTCTTGGTCTACATCTTCAGATTTGCATTGGAAAGAAAAGGTCAGAGATTTACCTTATGGAATGAAACTCATT contains these protein-coding regions:
- a CDS encoding tail fiber domain-containing protein encodes the protein MKKLFYIILFLFFNFHSYSQLVSDQLIRLHNVPSVVDLNNIISPLAGQLAFVITENSTYQYNGTEWVALGVSTSSSTSDTSSIIIDEDRDTWIKVDDGADNDLIEYALAGTTYFRMNKARFEVLNSQFGVFVGQNAGASNTSSYNVGVGYNALTSNTVGSLNTACGYNTLSDVVSGYRNSAFGAGSLSSNASGVDNSAVGYNSLGLGTLGGSNSAFGSSALLFNRGSYNSAFGRSSSIENMFGDNNCSFGYLSLKENISGDRNCAFGSSALVQTKGSNNIGIGYDAQVANPLGSNQVRMGNSAIVSAAIQVSWSTSSDLHWKEKVRDLPYGMKLISKLRPVDYVRKNSTVKTREVGFIAQELVKVLEEVGFDDQGFLTQTDQGHYEVRYNDFIPIAIKGIQEQQEEIEQLKTKYNQLLERVEQLEKY